The following coding sequences are from one Rathayibacter sp. VKM Ac-2760 window:
- a CDS encoding ATP-binding protein, with translation MKTGRLRVLLGAAPGVGKTYEMLEEGRRLRSEGRDVVVAFVETHGRAATAAMVTGLEVVPRTAFEHRGVQLAEMDLDAVLTRRPDIALVDELAHTNAPGSAHDKRWQDVQTLLDAGIDVVSTVNIQHIESLNDVVQQITGVPQRETIPDAILRSADQIEVVDLAPQALRDRLAAGRVYPSERIDAALSNYFRLGNLTALRELALLWLADEVDSALKNYRIEHGIDSKWEARERVVVTLTGGPEGETLLRRGARIAARSAGGELLAVHVTSQDGLRAARPEVLAEQRALVDTLGGSYHQVVGEDVPTALVEFARSVNATQLVIGVSRRSRLAAALTGPGIGATVIRESGKIDVHIVNHASAGRSPTLPRLGGALTVKRRILGLALALVGGPLLTWLLASFRSDESITSDVLAYQVLVVLVALVGGIGPALFAAVLSGLTLDFFFVDPLYTVTVDEPLHALALLLYIANAVLVSAVVDRAARRARSAKRASAEAELLATIAGGVIRGQGALQAILERAREAFGLTGVRLMRDSELLGSDGEPGGDHETIPVGTTAALELHGRTVGAGERRLLSVVAAQLDAALEHEDLSETASELAPLAETDRVRSALLSAVSHDLRRPLAAATAAISGLRSTDITWSTADREELLATADESLTTLADLVTNLLDVTRLQAGVLAVSLAPVDASDVVLPAIDELDLGPADLDLDLDLDLPPALADAGLLQRVVVNLLANATRHSPPDTRVRISTSGFGNTLQIRVTDHGPGIAPERRADVFVPFQRLGDTDNTTGLGLGLALSKGFTEGMGGTLDTEDTPGGGLTMVITLPLAPTTPHQETSR, from the coding sequence ATGAAGACGGGGCGGCTCCGAGTGCTGCTGGGCGCCGCCCCGGGCGTCGGCAAGACCTACGAGATGCTCGAGGAGGGACGGCGCCTGCGCAGCGAGGGCCGCGACGTCGTCGTCGCCTTCGTCGAGACCCACGGCCGCGCGGCGACCGCCGCGATGGTGACGGGCCTCGAGGTGGTCCCCCGGACCGCGTTCGAGCACCGCGGGGTGCAGCTGGCGGAGATGGACCTCGACGCCGTCCTCACCCGCCGCCCGGATATCGCGCTCGTCGACGAGCTCGCGCACACGAACGCGCCAGGCTCCGCCCACGACAAGCGCTGGCAGGACGTCCAGACGCTGCTGGACGCCGGGATCGACGTCGTCTCCACGGTCAACATCCAGCACATCGAGTCGCTCAACGACGTCGTCCAGCAGATCACCGGAGTCCCGCAACGCGAGACGATCCCCGACGCGATCCTCCGCAGCGCCGACCAGATCGAAGTCGTCGACCTCGCCCCCCAGGCGCTGCGCGACCGGCTCGCAGCGGGCCGCGTCTATCCCTCTGAGCGCATCGATGCCGCTCTCTCGAACTACTTCCGGCTCGGCAACCTCACCGCACTGCGCGAACTCGCCCTGCTGTGGCTCGCCGACGAGGTCGACTCCGCGCTGAAGAACTACCGCATCGAGCACGGCATCGACAGCAAGTGGGAAGCACGCGAACGGGTCGTCGTCACCCTCACCGGCGGCCCGGAAGGCGAGACCCTGCTGCGTCGAGGAGCCCGTATCGCTGCTCGATCGGCGGGTGGCGAGCTGCTCGCCGTGCACGTCACCAGCCAGGACGGCCTCCGCGCGGCGCGCCCGGAGGTGCTCGCTGAGCAGCGTGCCCTCGTCGACACCCTCGGCGGCAGCTACCACCAGGTCGTCGGCGAGGACGTCCCCACTGCCCTGGTCGAGTTCGCCCGGTCCGTCAACGCGACCCAGCTCGTCATCGGCGTCAGCCGTCGCAGCCGGCTCGCCGCGGCGCTGACCGGCCCCGGGATCGGGGCGACCGTCATCCGGGAATCGGGGAAGATCGACGTCCACATCGTCAATCACGCCTCCGCCGGCCGATCGCCGACCCTGCCCCGGCTCGGCGGCGCTCTGACCGTGAAACGTCGCATCCTCGGTCTCGCGCTCGCCCTCGTCGGCGGGCCGCTGCTGACCTGGCTGCTCGCCTCCTTCCGCAGCGACGAGTCGATCACCAGCGACGTCCTCGCCTACCAGGTCCTCGTCGTCCTCGTCGCCCTCGTCGGCGGTATCGGACCGGCGCTCTTCGCCGCCGTGCTGTCCGGGCTCACCCTCGACTTCTTCTTCGTCGACCCGCTCTACACCGTCACCGTCGACGAACCTCTGCACGCGCTCGCTCTCCTCCTCTACATCGCCAATGCCGTTCTCGTCAGCGCCGTCGTCGATCGAGCCGCACGACGGGCGCGCTCCGCCAAACGTGCGAGCGCCGAGGCCGAGCTGCTCGCCACGATCGCCGGAGGCGTCATCCGCGGCCAAGGGGCACTGCAGGCCATCCTCGAGCGCGCCCGCGAGGCGTTCGGGCTCACCGGAGTCCGCCTGATGCGCGACTCCGAGCTCCTGGGGTCGGACGGCGAACCCGGAGGCGACCACGAGACCATCCCCGTCGGCACCACCGCCGCCCTCGAGCTGCACGGGCGAACCGTCGGCGCCGGAGAACGACGCCTGCTGTCCGTCGTCGCCGCGCAGCTCGACGCCGCGCTGGAGCACGAGGACCTCAGCGAGACCGCCAGCGAGCTCGCTCCCCTCGCCGAGACCGACCGAGTGCGCAGTGCCCTGCTCTCCGCCGTCAGCCACGATCTGCGCCGGCCCCTCGCCGCCGCGACCGCCGCGATCAGCGGACTGCGCTCCACCGACATCACGTGGAGCACCGCGGACCGGGAGGAGCTCCTCGCCACAGCCGACGAGAGCCTCACCACCCTCGCGGACCTGGTCACCAACCTCCTCGACGTCACCCGACTCCAAGCCGGTGTGCTCGCCGTGTCGCTCGCGCCCGTCGATGCCTCTGACGTCGTCCTCCCCGCGATCGACGAACTCGATCTCGGACCGGCGGACCTCGACCTCGACCTCGATCTGGACCTGCCGCCGGCTCTCGCCGACGCCGGGCTGCTACAGCGGGTGGTCGTCAATCTCCTCGCCAACGCCACCCGCCACTCCCCGCCGGACACGCGCGTGCGGATCTCGACCAGCGGCTTCGGGAACACGCTCCAGATCCGGGTCACCGACCACGGACCGGGAATCGCTCCGGAGCGCCGCGCCGACGTGTTCGTCCCGTTCCAGCGCCTCGGCGACACCGACAACACCACCGGCCTGGGCCTGGGCCTCGCCCTCTCCAAGGGATTCACCGAGGGGATGGGCGGCACGCTGGACACCGAGGACACACCCGGCGGAGGACTGACGATGGTCATCACTCTCCCCCTCGCCCCGACCACGCCTCACCAGGAGACCTCCCGATGA
- the kdpC gene encoding potassium-transporting ATPase subunit KdpC, translating into MNPTRAGLRQYAVALRAMLVLTVALGILYPLAITAVGQVAFAGQANGSTLSVNGETVGSSLIGQSFTDADGNPLPEWFQSRPSAAGDGYDASASSGSNLGPENEDLVASIEERRAAIAEFNGVDPTEVPADALTASASGLDPHISPAYAELQVARVAEARGLSEESVRSLVAEHTQGRDLGFLGEETVNVLELNIALAASAS; encoded by the coding sequence ATGAATCCCACCCGCGCCGGGCTCCGGCAGTACGCAGTCGCCCTCCGGGCCATGCTCGTGCTCACCGTCGCCCTCGGCATCCTCTACCCCCTCGCGATCACCGCCGTGGGCCAGGTCGCCTTCGCCGGCCAGGCGAACGGTTCCACCCTCTCCGTGAACGGCGAGACCGTCGGCTCGAGCCTCATCGGCCAGTCCTTCACGGACGCCGACGGCAATCCGCTGCCCGAGTGGTTCCAGTCCCGGCCCTCCGCCGCGGGCGACGGCTACGACGCGAGCGCCTCCAGCGGCTCCAACCTCGGCCCGGAGAACGAGGACCTCGTCGCGTCGATCGAGGAACGTCGCGCCGCGATCGCGGAGTTCAACGGAGTCGACCCGACCGAGGTCCCCGCCGACGCCCTCACCGCCTCCGCTTCGGGCTTGGACCCGCATATCAGCCCGGCCTACGCCGAGCTGCAGGTCGCCCGCGTCGCCGAGGCTCGTGGGCTCTCCGAGGAGAGCGTGCGCTCCCTCGTCGCCGAGCACACGCAGGGACGTGACCTGGGGTTCCTGGGCGAGGAGACCGTCAACGTGCTGGAACTGAACATCGCGCTCGCTGCGTCGGCGAGCTGA
- the kdpB gene encoding potassium-transporting ATPase subunit KdpB: MTTTLDKPAPSPDREKSPKRGASAFSLEQILAALPGAFRKLDPRLMVRNPVMFLVEVGAALTTVLAIAEPFLGGAQESGGAPVPVSFTWGIALWLWATVVFANLAESVAEGRGKAQADSLRQTRTSTMARRLAEYRAGDGAATHGQVREVSSADLQLGDHVVVEAGDLIPGDGDIVWGIASVDESAITGESAPVVRESGGDRSAVTGGTRVLSDRIVVRITSKPGETFVDRMIGLVEGASRQKTPNEIALNILLASLSIVFLVVTLTLNPIASYAAAPVSVPVLVALLVCLIPTTIGALLSAIGIAGMDRLVQRNVLAMSGRAVEAAGDVTTLLLDKTGTITYGNRRATEFVPVDSADEAELIRAAASSSLSDPTPEGKSIVDLAATKGVHQDALASEVLSAEIVPFTAQTRMSGLDFTDGSMIRKGAGSAVTAWLESDARLASTVVAELDEQVHRISESGGTPLVVAVKDARGVGRILGVVHLKDVVKEGLKERFADLRAMGIRTVMITGDNPLTAKAIAAEAGVDDYLAEATPEQKLAYIRKEQEGGNLVAMTGDGTNDAPALAQADVGVAMNTGTSAAKEAGNMVDLDSDPTKLIDIVRIGKQLLITRGALTTFSIANDIAKYFAIIPAMFAGVFPGLAVLNVMQLHSPASAILSAIIFNAIIIIVLIPLALRGVAYRALSASKVLSRNLLVYGLGGVIAPFIGIKLIDLVVSLIPGF, from the coding sequence ATGACCACGACTCTCGACAAACCCGCCCCTTCCCCCGACCGCGAGAAGTCGCCGAAGCGCGGCGCGTCCGCGTTCAGCCTCGAGCAGATCCTCGCCGCGCTCCCCGGAGCGTTCCGCAAGCTCGACCCGCGCCTGATGGTGCGCAACCCCGTCATGTTCCTCGTCGAGGTCGGCGCCGCGCTCACCACGGTCCTCGCGATCGCCGAGCCGTTCCTGGGCGGAGCGCAGGAGTCCGGCGGCGCCCCCGTGCCTGTCTCCTTCACCTGGGGCATCGCGCTCTGGCTCTGGGCGACCGTCGTCTTCGCGAACCTCGCGGAGTCGGTCGCCGAGGGCCGCGGCAAGGCGCAGGCCGACAGCCTGCGGCAGACCCGCACGAGTACCATGGCGCGCCGCCTGGCCGAGTACCGCGCCGGAGACGGCGCTGCCACTCACGGCCAGGTGCGCGAGGTGTCCTCCGCCGATCTGCAGCTGGGCGATCACGTGGTCGTCGAGGCCGGCGACCTGATCCCCGGCGACGGCGACATCGTCTGGGGCATCGCCTCCGTCGATGAGTCGGCGATCACCGGAGAGTCCGCGCCGGTCGTGCGCGAGTCGGGCGGCGACCGCAGCGCCGTCACCGGCGGCACCCGCGTGCTCTCCGACCGGATCGTCGTGCGCATCACCTCGAAGCCGGGCGAGACCTTCGTCGACCGGATGATCGGGCTGGTCGAGGGCGCCTCGCGGCAGAAGACGCCGAACGAGATCGCGCTGAACATCCTGCTCGCGAGCCTGTCCATCGTGTTCCTCGTCGTCACACTTACGCTGAACCCGATCGCGTCCTACGCCGCCGCTCCCGTGAGCGTCCCGGTGCTCGTCGCTCTGCTGGTCTGCCTCATCCCGACCACCATCGGCGCGCTGCTCTCCGCGATCGGCATCGCCGGCATGGACCGGCTCGTGCAGCGCAACGTGCTCGCCATGTCCGGCCGTGCCGTCGAAGCGGCGGGCGACGTCACCACGCTGCTGCTCGACAAAACCGGCACGATCACCTACGGCAACCGGCGCGCCACCGAGTTCGTGCCCGTCGACAGCGCTGACGAGGCCGAGCTGATCCGCGCCGCCGCGTCCTCCTCCCTCAGCGATCCCACTCCCGAGGGCAAGTCGATCGTCGACCTCGCCGCGACGAAGGGGGTCCACCAGGACGCTCTCGCGAGCGAGGTCCTCTCGGCCGAGATCGTCCCCTTCACCGCCCAGACGCGCATGAGCGGGCTCGACTTCACCGACGGCTCCATGATCCGCAAGGGCGCCGGCTCAGCGGTCACCGCCTGGCTCGAGAGCGACGCTCGTCTCGCGAGCACCGTGGTCGCCGAGCTCGACGAGCAAGTCCACCGCATCTCCGAGAGCGGAGGCACGCCGCTGGTCGTCGCCGTCAAGGACGCCCGCGGCGTCGGCCGGATCCTCGGCGTCGTCCACCTCAAGGACGTCGTCAAGGAGGGGCTCAAGGAGCGCTTCGCGGACCTGCGCGCGATGGGTATCCGCACCGTCATGATCACCGGCGACAACCCCCTCACCGCGAAGGCCATCGCGGCGGAGGCCGGCGTCGACGATTACCTCGCCGAGGCCACGCCCGAGCAGAAGCTCGCCTACATCCGCAAGGAGCAGGAGGGCGGCAACCTCGTCGCGATGACGGGTGACGGCACGAACGACGCTCCGGCTCTCGCGCAGGCCGACGTGGGTGTGGCGATGAACACGGGCACGTCGGCGGCGAAGGAGGCCGGCAACATGGTCGACCTCGACTCCGACCCGACCAAGCTCATCGACATCGTGCGGATCGGCAAGCAGCTCCTGATCACCCGCGGAGCGCTCACCACGTTCTCGATCGCCAACGACATCGCCAAGTACTTCGCGATCATCCCCGCGATGTTCGCCGGCGTGTTCCCAGGACTCGCCGTGCTGAACGTGATGCAGCTGCACTCGCCCGCCTCAGCGATCCTCTCAGCGATCATCTTCAACGCGATCATCATCATCGTCCTGATCCCGCTGGCCCTGCGCGGCGTCGCCTACCGCGCGCTCAGCGCCTCCAAGGTCCTCAGCCGCAACCTCCTCGTCTACGGGCTCGGCGGCGTGATCGCGCCGTTCATCGGGATCAAGCTGATCGACCTCGTCGTCTCCCTCATCCCCGGCTTCTAG
- the kdpA gene encoding potassium-transporting ATPase subunit KdpA, with protein MDTFLSILQVASAALILVLLYRPLGDYMAHVYSSKKDLAIERGFYRLIGVDSRAEQSWQAYLRGVLAFSLIGVLFVYAIQRAQAVLPYSLGFPAIPEGLSFNTAVSFVTNTNWQSYSPDTTMGYSVQLIGLAVQNFVSAGVGIAIAIALVRGFARRNSESIGNFWVDLTRGTLRLLLPMAVVSAILLLAGGVIQNFAGFTDVTTLTDGTQSIPGGPVASQEAIKILGTNGGGFFNANSSHPFENPTAWTSLLQVILMLAIPFSLPRTFGRMVGNAKQGYAILAAMATIFLVSLTALTLLELAGNGGAPQAAGGAMEGKETRFGIAGSTLFGATSTLTSTGAVNSMHDSYTALGGMLPMLNMMLGEVAPGGVGSGLYGMLVLAILAVFIGGLLVGRTPEYLGKKLGPYEIKLASIYILITPTLVLAGTALSFAIPAVRADVESTSIWNPGLHGLSEVLYAFTSASNNNGSAFAGLTANTPWFNTALGVAMLLGRFLPIVMVLALAGSLAKQGSTPSTAGTLPTHRPQFVGLLVGVTVIVTALTYFPVLALGPLAEGLQ; from the coding sequence ATGGATACCTTCCTCTCGATCCTGCAGGTCGCCTCCGCCGCCCTGATCCTCGTCCTCCTGTACCGCCCGCTCGGTGACTACATGGCGCACGTCTACTCCTCCAAGAAGGACCTCGCGATCGAGCGCGGCTTCTACCGCCTCATCGGCGTCGACTCGCGCGCCGAGCAGAGCTGGCAGGCCTACCTGCGCGGCGTGCTCGCTTTCTCGCTCATCGGCGTCCTCTTCGTCTACGCGATCCAGCGCGCGCAAGCGGTCCTCCCCTACTCGCTCGGATTCCCCGCGATCCCCGAGGGCCTCTCGTTCAACACCGCGGTCTCGTTCGTCACCAACACCAACTGGCAGTCGTACTCGCCCGACACGACCATGGGCTACAGCGTTCAGCTCATCGGTCTGGCCGTGCAGAACTTCGTCTCCGCCGGCGTCGGCATCGCCATCGCGATCGCGCTGGTGCGCGGGTTCGCGCGCCGCAACAGCGAGTCGATCGGCAACTTCTGGGTCGACCTCACCCGGGGCACTCTGCGCCTCCTCCTGCCGATGGCTGTCGTGAGCGCGATCCTCCTCCTGGCCGGCGGCGTCATCCAGAACTTCGCTGGATTCACCGACGTCACGACCCTGACCGACGGAACGCAGAGCATCCCCGGCGGGCCGGTCGCGTCGCAAGAGGCGATCAAGATACTCGGCACCAACGGCGGCGGCTTCTTCAACGCCAACTCGTCGCACCCGTTCGAGAACCCCACGGCGTGGACCAGCCTGCTGCAGGTGATCCTGATGCTGGCGATCCCGTTCTCCCTCCCCCGCACCTTCGGGCGGATGGTCGGCAACGCGAAGCAGGGCTACGCGATCCTCGCCGCCATGGCCACGATCTTCCTCGTGTCCCTCACCGCCCTCACCTTGCTCGAGCTCGCCGGGAACGGCGGCGCCCCGCAGGCCGCCGGCGGTGCAATGGAGGGTAAGGAGACGCGGTTCGGTATCGCCGGCTCGACGCTGTTCGGGGCGACCAGCACGCTGACCTCGACCGGTGCCGTCAACTCGATGCACGACTCCTACACGGCCCTCGGCGGGATGCTGCCGATGCTGAACATGATGCTCGGCGAGGTCGCCCCCGGCGGCGTCGGCTCGGGTCTCTACGGGATGCTCGTCCTCGCGATCCTCGCGGTGTTCATCGGCGGCCTGCTCGTGGGCCGGACCCCCGAGTACCTGGGGAAGAAGCTCGGCCCGTACGAGATCAAGCTCGCGAGCATCTACATCCTGATCACCCCGACCCTGGTGCTGGCCGGCACGGCGCTGAGCTTCGCGATCCCCGCGGTGCGCGCCGACGTCGAGAGCACCTCGATCTGGAACCCGGGGCTGCACGGCCTCTCGGAGGTGCTCTACGCCTTCACCTCGGCCTCGAACAACAACGGCTCGGCCTTCGCCGGCCTCACCGCGAACACGCCCTGGTTCAACACGGCGCTCGGCGTCGCGATGCTGCTCGGCCGGTTCCTGCCGATCGTGATGGTGCTGGCGCTGGCCGGTTCGCTCGCGAAGCAGGGCTCGACTCCGTCGACCGCGGGCACGTTGCCCACTCACCGGCCGCAGTTCGTCGGCTTGCTCGTGGGCGTCACCGTGATCGTCACCGCACTCACCTACTTCCCCGTGCTCGCACTCGGACCCCTCGCAGAAGGACTCCAGTAA
- a CDS encoding potassium-transporting ATPase subunit F: MIVFDFLAAILAIAAIGYLGFALVKPERF; this comes from the coding sequence GTGATCGTTTTCGACTTCCTCGCCGCGATCCTCGCGATCGCCGCGATCGGCTACCTCGGCTTCGCGCTCGTGAAACCGGAGCGTTTCTGA
- a CDS encoding DUF6611 family protein: MTATLAPRAGTRLMHRLLDRGDSWGHLTTTVSRYGSASSTLVVYPPGTPADERRLLRLAEALPVLGLALLGGFAVLALLGADAIPLAITAAALYIAGVVLLAQRTARTRQGSARVTVTASLLVSGTGDTDDFDSLAAVAAALRRADDRLRNGHFSPLEHEMVWSAAHQAVTTLDLSSRRAHWATRR; the protein is encoded by the coding sequence ATGACCGCAACTCTCGCGCCGCGCGCCGGCACGCGTCTCATGCATCGTCTCCTTGACCGTGGTGACAGTTGGGGACACCTGACGACGACCGTGAGCCGCTACGGCAGCGCGAGCAGCACCCTCGTCGTCTACCCGCCAGGCACTCCCGCCGACGAGCGCCGGCTCCTGCGCCTCGCGGAGGCCCTACCTGTGCTCGGCCTCGCCTTGCTCGGCGGATTCGCGGTACTTGCACTCCTCGGCGCTGACGCCATCCCTCTCGCGATCACGGCCGCCGCTCTCTACATCGCAGGCGTTGTCCTGCTCGCGCAGCGGACCGCTCGGACTCGGCAGGGATCGGCGCGCGTGACCGTGACCGCATCACTCCTGGTCTCCGGCACCGGTGACACGGATGACTTCGACAGCCTCGCCGCTGTCGCAGCAGCCCTCCGACGCGCTGATGACCGCCTCAGGAACGGCCACTTCAGCCCGCTCGAACACGAGATGGTCTGGAGCGCCGCACACCAAGCCGTGACCACCCTTGACTTGAGTAGTCGCCGCGCACATTGGGCGACCCGGCGGTGA
- a CDS encoding copper resistance protein CopC — protein MTSRHPRRLPAALATLALAGVLLGTAGPAQAHDQLISSTPGSGEHFTNSPAEVTLTYSEDVLTIGALVLVTDMDGIDHVSGPVELADSRVTAPLEPALPSGSYDLKWRVVSADGHPISGIVPFTVGDGASSQSAALAEPTPTASPTVVAAVSTQTAPDVLRPALIGLAGAVLAVALFLAFTRRRGRPSTTTRDRPSS, from the coding sequence ATGACCTCTCGACACCCGCGACGGCTGCCCGCCGCGCTGGCGACCCTCGCCCTGGCCGGCGTTCTGCTCGGGACCGCCGGGCCGGCTCAGGCGCACGATCAGCTGATCAGCAGCACTCCCGGCTCCGGCGAGCACTTCACGAACTCGCCCGCGGAGGTGACGCTGACGTACTCCGAGGACGTCCTCACGATCGGCGCGCTCGTCCTCGTCACCGACATGGACGGCATCGATCACGTCTCCGGGCCGGTCGAGCTGGCTGACTCCCGGGTCACGGCGCCGCTCGAGCCGGCGCTGCCTAGCGGCTCGTACGACCTGAAGTGGCGGGTCGTCTCCGCCGACGGGCACCCCATCAGCGGCATCGTCCCCTTCACCGTGGGCGACGGCGCGTCCTCGCAGTCCGCCGCCCTTGCGGAACCGACACCGACCGCCTCGCCGACCGTCGTCGCGGCCGTTTCGACGCAGACCGCGCCGGACGTCCTGCGGCCCGCTCTGATCGGCCTGGCCGGCGCCGTGCTCGCCGTCGCCCTCTTCCTCGCATTCACCCGCCGACGCGGGCGACCCTCGACCACCACCAGAGACCGGCCGTCGTCGTGA